Proteins encoded within one genomic window of Episyrphus balteatus chromosome 1, idEpiBalt1.1, whole genome shotgun sequence:
- the LOC129905144 gene encoding tektin-4 has translation MHRCMELEKLQEVPGNEGTEIFPKPDHYGARCIKNDFSITQLSTNDWHAKNKEIFDNATRIFDETKRNEYISKTQATHLLAQSDKMQQENYTNVKNRVKFINEMKTALHRAISAMKDEITTLEEDEIRIQNSSIALRIPESITKECLSKRSYRPETELTLDDPENELIKELNLISEIKIKLRNALSEIQEQKIENRNARQRLEYDWSDKSEAYEIESKVCGLNNKSTLLMNQPGVTSTSAEQSSEQFWEHFTKETLSECEKCRIKSVKLRGRLTSMILCVTRDLRIQADNTERALTLRINCTQETVQRMENELEECLKKLAENDNCIQQMIKAINSFDSPTKVAHTRLYYRNYRPRVENCNDRTQSGLINEINNIEDGVSNLIAVLKESEEKRNQLNINRNKLEREIIFKRKTIMLDAERCTALRSRYPSATALSGFLNTL, from the exons atgcATCGGTGTATGGAATTGGAAAAATTACAAGAG gtacCCGGAAATGAGGGCACGGAAATTTTCCCAAAACCAGATCACTATGGAGCAAGGTGtattaaaaatgacttttcaATTACTCAGCTGAGCACAAATGATTGGCATGCTAAGAACAAAGAGATTTTTGATAACGCTACAAGAATTTTTGACGAAACCAAAAG GAATGAATACATTTCTAAAACACAAGCCACACATTTGTTGGCCCAGAGTGACAAAATGCAACAAGAAAACTATACAAATGTAAAAAATAGAGTAAAGTTTATAAATGAGATGAAAACTGCACTACATAGAGCAATATCTGCAATGAAAGACGAAATAACGACACTGGAAGAAGACGAAATAAGAATTCAAAATTCGTCTATTGCTCTACGAATACCAGAGTCAATTA CTAAAGAATGCTTATCAAAGCGATCTTATCGACCGGAAACTGAGCTCACTCTCGATGACCCAGAAAATGAATTGATTAAGgaacttaatttaatttcagaaataaaaattaaacttcgAAATGCTCTTTCGGAAATTCAGGagcaaaaaatcgaaaacaggAATGCAAGGCAGCGATTGGAGTATGATTGGAGTGACAAATCTGAGGCTTATGAAATAGAGTCGAAAGTTTGTGGCTTAAACAACAAATCAACGCTATTAATGAATCAACCAGGTGTCACCAGTACATCAGCTGA ACAATCTTCGGAACAATTTTGGGAACATTTTACAAAGGAAACTTTAAGCGAATGTGAAAAATGCCGAATAAAATCAGTTAAACTGCGAGGCCGTTTGACTTCGATGATATTATGTGTAACAAGAGATCTCCGAATCCAAGCTGACAACACAGAAAGAGCATTGACCTTACGCATTAACTGTACGCAAGAAACCGTTCAACGTATGGAAAATGAACTTGAAGAG TGTCTTAAAAAACTAGCGGAGAATGATAACTGTATTCAACAAATGATCAAAGCTATTAACAGTTTCGATTCACCTACTAAAGTCGCTCATACTCGATTGTACTACAGAAACTATCGCCCACGCGTAGAAAACTGTAACGATCGTACTCAAAGTGGTCTAATAAATGAAATTAACAATATTGAAGACGGAGTTTCAAACTTAATTGCGGTGTTAAAAGAATCTGAAGAAAAGAGAAATCAATTAAATATAAATCGTAACAAATTAGAACgagaaattattttcaaacgaaaaacaATTATGTTGGACGCTGAAAGATGTACAGCCCTAAGATCCCGTTACCCGTCTGCAACTGCACTCAGTGGTTTTTTAAATACACTTTAA
- the LOC129906480 gene encoding transcription factor MafB, translated as MKMEDPNLAEQYVQEFVLDHLEDTTSGAIGVKREDQSPPTAAAKVTWNTVQEEEDTPIPKMRAFSSGLPTTGHVWHHEDRRFQALSPPPELYTHGPIASQAIVVSAAVPGVPSTPPETPPIIGSPAGSTCAQGYPPNHYVHRPPTTTGLAQEMMWLPQSMRTEPQPLDLRPLNCSLQEEEWERQRDYMHVTSVSNGHIIPTHHFQQLEHLTPINMHTPYHNSTTQHNRPMSVSSTRSSTATPRTCSGQYSTSSNAGGDEYINDDLLTTLTVRELNKRLHGCPREEVVRLKQKRRTLKNRGYAQNCRSKRLQQRHELEKMNRQLANELQRLKSELSRVCQERDQLKQRLQVRQPAQAAGQQQDLHSDGHSSPEFYL; from the coding sequence ATGAAAATGGAAGATCCGAACCTAGCTGAACAATACGTACAAGAATTTGTCCTTGATCATTTAGAGGACACTACGTCAGGGGCCATTGGAGTTAAACGCGAGGACCAAAGTCCTCCAACCGCCGCAGCAAAAGTCACTTGGAATACTGTCCAAGAGGAAGAAGATACACCCATTCCAAAAATGAGAGCCTTTTCAAGTGGACTTCCTACTACTGGTCACGTTTGGCACCATGAAGATCGAAGATTTCAAGCCCTTTCACCACCTCCAGAACTATACACACACGGACCAATTGCAAGTCAAGCAATTGTTGTAAGTGCGGCAGTACCAGGAGTACCCTCTACCCCACCTGAAACGCCACCAATTATTGGATCACCTGCTGGTAGTACCTGTGCCCAAGGATATCCCCCAAATCACTATGTGCATAGGCCCCCCACCACGACGGGCTTGGCACAAGAAATGATGTGGCTTCCACAGTCAATGCGAACCGAACCACAGCCTCTCGATCTACGACCGCTTAATTGTTCACTTCAAGAAGAAGAATGGGAAAGGCAACGTGACTATATGCATGTGACGTCGGTATCGAATGGTCACATTATACCAACGCATCATTTTCAGCAACTAGAACATCTTACACCTATCAATATGCACACCCCCTATCATAACAGCACAACTCAACACAATCGACCAATGTCGGTTAGCTCCACGAGATCGTCAACGGCTACTCCAAGAACTTGCTCTGGACAGTATAGCACATCAAGCAATGCCGGTGGCGATGAATATATCAATGACGATTTGCTTACCACTCTTACAGTACGTGAACTCAATAAACGACTGCATGGATGTCCTCGCGAAGAAGTTGTCAGACTGAAACAAAAGCGAAGAACTCTTAAAAACCGCGGATATGCACAAAACTGCCGATCGAAAAGATTACAACAACGTCATGAGCTTGAAAAAATGAATCGACAGCTCGCAAATGAGTTACAAAGACTCAAATCGGAATTATCCCGTGTATGTCAAGAAAGAGATCAATTAAAACAGCGATTGCAGGTACGCCAGCCAGCACAAGCCGCTGGTCAACAACAGGATCTCCACTCCGACGGCCATAGTTCACCGGAATTCTACCTCTGA